In Halorubrum trapanicum, the following are encoded in one genomic region:
- a CDS encoding BrxA family protein: MTLRTDGRGASLPSLDSTFPHDEVSMALTRCGLLVDRAETLARLYAQHRDWTVVEEKWIQERFDERSTRGSSKGIYRALSSRFKTAGSELPSIVQLPSVLDQCETERDKAQVLYFYLLEDDPLVKYTVHRYVDRLQESGAEGLDFEQETIERLLNEFHYEDGSEFDYAESTTRRWGEGLRSVMREIGVLDTQQALHGQIPNLGTTPLLVASGYSWELHGDDWLSQPTGWHYLFQSVQYWDSLAERVSDDPNWGASGIHGELRLQPVDDTYDWAEPWEGEV; this comes from the coding sequence ATGACTCTCCGCACCGACGGGAGGGGAGCGTCCCTACCGTCGCTCGACTCAACATTTCCTCACGACGAGGTATCGATGGCGCTCACTAGATGCGGGCTTCTTGTGGATAGAGCAGAGACGCTCGCTCGGCTGTACGCCCAACATCGGGACTGGACTGTCGTCGAAGAGAAATGGATCCAAGAACGTTTTGACGAGCGCAGTACGCGTGGAAGTTCGAAGGGAATCTACCGCGCTCTCAGTTCCCGATTCAAGACTGCTGGTAGCGAACTGCCGTCTATTGTCCAACTACCCTCCGTCCTCGACCAGTGTGAGACGGAGCGCGACAAAGCGCAGGTACTGTACTTCTACTTGTTGGAAGACGATCCTCTCGTCAAGTACACCGTTCACCGGTACGTCGACCGGCTTCAGGAGTCCGGTGCCGAAGGATTGGATTTCGAACAAGAGACGATCGAGCGCCTCCTGAACGAGTTTCACTACGAGGATGGGAGCGAGTTTGATTATGCAGAATCGACGACGCGGCGATGGGGAGAAGGGCTCCGATCGGTAATGCGAGAGATCGGTGTTCTCGACACACAGCAGGCGCTTCACGGACAAATCCCCAACCTCGGAACCACGCCACTGCTCGTTGCGTCAGGGTACTCGTGGGAGCTTCACGGAGATGACTGGCTCTCCCAGCCGACTGGCTGGCACTACCTCTTCCAATCGGTACAGTACTGGGACTCCTTGGCCGAACGAGTGAGCGACGATCCGAACTGGGGGGCGAGCGGGATTCACGGTGAGCTCAGACTTCAGCCGGTGGACGATACATACGACTGGGCCGAACCATGGGAGGGCGAAGTGTGA